One genomic window of Arachis hypogaea cultivar Tifrunner chromosome 8, arahy.Tifrunner.gnm2.J5K5, whole genome shotgun sequence includes the following:
- the LOC112705873 gene encoding uncharacterized protein, translating to MWVVAGSGPPRLHHHRVHAVPPPLLGFAVATLSPPAGTEGERNRSFCTAGREGERDRGSHLRLSHRRRTSLPSPNLLAVATEAAVVGAVGGMNGRRTRRRELTERVMRDGGRLFRRPCCRQKLPPSSQLLQWSSPVVNGCRRSGCGCRNHTGASGRFYHLRPRCRRRKILPIAAAAWG from the coding sequence ATGTGGGTGGTCGCGGGCTCGGGGCCGCCGCGTCTCCATCACCACCGCGTCCACGCCGTGCCGCCGCCACTGCTAGGGTTTGCCGTTGCCACCTTATCACCGCCGGCAGGCACAGAAGGAGAGAGAAATCGGAGTTTTTGCACAGCAGGGAGAGAGGGAGAGCGCGACAGGGGAAGCCATCTCCGCCTGAGCCACCGTCGCCGGACCTCCTTGCCGTCGCCGAACCTCCTTGCCGTCGCCACAGAAGCTGCCGTCGTCGGTGCCGTTGGAGGCATGAATGGGAGGAGAACGCGCAGGAGGGAGCTTACAGAGAGGGTGATGCGCGATGGCGGTAGGTTATTCCGCCGCCCTTGCTGCCGTCAGAAGCTGCCGCCGTCCAGCCAGCTGCTACAGTGGTCATCGCCTGTCGTGAATGGCTGCCGCAGAAGTGGTTGTGGCTGCCGGAACCACACCGGAGCCTCTGGCCGTTTCTATCACTTGAGACCccgctgccgtcgccggaaaattCTGCCG